In Mercenaria mercenaria strain notata chromosome 14, MADL_Memer_1, whole genome shotgun sequence, the following are encoded in one genomic region:
- the LOC123528065 gene encoding alpha-(1,3)-fucosyltransferase C-like, whose translation MDGFKRILLGLLCVSIGVFLLMYRQSYTFRSIQMEVKMMGNTTLNEQKFHITENTSSSNRTFQILWYNPPAFIRLYRKDVMYCGFAKCEYRNCNMTFNKLEANNSQAVIFDGQNMPRKLDFTRADGQVWIFAANESPFSYGANGNWWYRNKEYLFNWTMTYNKDNTDIFLPYGEILKHKREMRKDFKSIAKNKNRTLLMIASHCHTHSKRQEYVNILRKYVDIEVLGHCGEKWTCGARYKHDENCFQLLNTTF comes from the exons ATGGACGGATTTAAAAGGATCCTGCTG GGTTTGTTGTGTGTGTCCATTGGCGTCTTTTTACTAATGTATAGACAATCATACACATTCAGATCAATACAG ATGGAAGTGAAGATGATGGGAAACACAACTTTAAACGAACAGAAGTTTCACATCACTGAAAACACATCTTCAAGCAATCGAACGTTTCAAATTCTCTGGTATAATCCCCCTGCTTTTATACGACTTTATCGCAAAGACGTCATGTATTGTGGATTTGCCAAATGCGAGTACCGTAATTGCAATATGACCTTTAACAAACTAGAAGCAAATAATAGCCAAGCAGTTATATTTGATGGTCAAAACATGCCGAGAAAACTTGATTTTACTCGTGCAGATGGTCAAGTTTGGATTTTTGCCGCTAATGAATCTCCTTTTTCATACGGCGCAAATGGTAATTGGTGGTATAGAAATAAAGAATACTTATTTAACTGGACAATGACCTACAACAAGGATAACACAGACATATTTCTGCCTTATGGAGAAATACTAAAACACAAGCGTGAGATGAGAAAGGACTTTAAATccattgctaaaaataaaaatagaacacTATTAATGATAGCATCACACTGCCATACGCATTCGAAACGACAAGAATACGTTAACATTTTACGGAAGTATGTTGATATAGAGGTTTTGGGACATTGCGGTGAAAAGTGGACCTGTGGAGCGCGCTATAAACATGACGAAAACTGTTTTCAGCTTCTAAATACAACTTTCTGA